One window from the genome of Anticarsia gemmatalis isolate Benzon Research Colony breed Stoneville strain chromosome 8, ilAntGemm2 primary, whole genome shotgun sequence encodes:
- the LOC142975160 gene encoding uncharacterized protein LOC142975160 isoform X1, giving the protein MAEEQGTVVELYIYDLTNGLASLLSPSILGRQIEGVWHTAVVVYQREYFYGGSGITCCAPGSTALGRPLRVERLGETFVPMQVFVEYIQGLGTTTYTPAAYNLLEHNCNHFSEELAQFLCGAHVPKHVASQPDDLLPPATRAALQSMLDNIVPLAGQTQYTQDGVRHNRQDSPDYLTLNTQIEEARVASQQLDRRRSTLAEKLARKERRKDKKRKKHMRENGDAGADEMAEAVEAASAVAHEELSRAGPSSDSLALEADERRQEELRKRNRDPPIVYTDIDGVSEFEKLSKALEGVELTPEERQNLDELQQYLVQGEGSWVLGDDFLAFIGRLLNDGGLKSEARVLVLRCLAAAALRDDVSLLLHQDRRHHALLNYASAVDALPLAEQQALALFMCNLFENISSSEWLLYISEWEHNGQPLSNIRATTKVCVHSTLSQDAELRETGTALMHNIATKERFQVGKALRDLLPKGAKSKVFDEVCVELAMALLQLLQWAPSEEHLFRATKALARFVAHSADVPQLVAMIGPDPQAFRGTSPRVDEQIDLIVKKIK; this is encoded by the exons GTCGGCAGATAGAGGGCGTGTGGCACACGGCGGTGGTGGTCTACCAGCGCGAGTACTTCTACGGCGGCAGCGGCATCACCTGCTGCGCGCCG GGCAGCACGGCGCTGGGGCGGCCGCTGCGCGTGGAGCGGCTGGGCGAGACGTTCGTGCCGATGCAGGTGTTCGTGGAGTACATCCAGGGGCTCGGCACCACCACGTACACGCCGGCCGCCTACAACCTGCTGGAGCACAACTGCAACCACTTCAGCGAGGAGCTGGCGCAGTTCCTGTGCGGCGCGCACGTGCCCAAGCACGTGGCGTCGCAGCCCGATGACCTGCTGCCGCCCGCCACGCGCGCCGCGCTGCAGTCCATGCTCGACAACATCGTGCCTCTCGCCGGACAG ACGCAGTACACCCAGGACGGCGTGCGCCACAACCGCCAGGACAGCCCCGACTACCTCACGCTCAACACGCAGATCGAGGAGGCCAG GGTGGCGTCGCAGCAGCTGGACCGGCGCCGCAGCACGCTGGCGGAGAAGCTGGCGCGGAAGGAGCGGCGCAAGGACAAGAAACGCAAGAAGCACATGCGGGAGAACGGGGACGCCGGCGCAGATG AGATGGCAGAGGCAGTAGAGGCGGCATCGGCCGTAGCGCACGAGGAGCTGTCCCGCGCGGGGCCCAGCTCCGACTCGCTGGCGCTGGAGGCGGACGAGCGCAGGCAGGAGGAGCTGCGCAAGCGCAACAGGGACCCGCCCATCGTCTACACCGACATCGAC GGTGTGAGTGAGTTCGAGAAGCTGTCGAAGGCGCTGGAGGGCGTCGAGCTGACGCCGGAGGAGAGACAGAACCTGGACGAGCTGCAGCAGTACCTGGTGCAGGGCGAGGGCTCCTGGGTGCTCGGAGACGACTTCCTCGCCTTCATCG GTCGGCTGCTGAACGACGGCGGGCTGAAGTCGGAGGCGCGCGTGCTGGTGCTGCGCTgcctggcggcggcggcgctgcgCGACGACGTGTCGCTGCTGCTGCACCAGGACCGGCGCCACCACGCGCTGCTCAACTACGCCAGCGCAGTCGACGCGCTGCCGCTCGCCGAGCAGCAGGCGCTCGCGCTCTTC ATGTGCAACCTGTTCGAGAACATCTCGTCGTCGGAGTGGCTGCTGTACATCAGCGAGTGGGAGCACAACGGACAGCCGCTGTCCAACATCCGCGCCACCACCAAG GTGTGCGTGCACAGCACGTTGTCGCAGGACGCGGAGCTGCGCGAGACGGGCACGGCGCTCATGCACAACATCGCCACCAAGGAG CGGTTCCAAGTGGGCAAGGCGCTGCGAGACCTGCTGCCCAAGGGCGCCAAGTCCAAG GTGTTCGACGAGGTGTGCGTGGAGCTGGCCATGGCGCTGCTGCAGCTGCTGCAGTGGGCGCCGAGCGAGGAGCACCTGTTTCGCGCCACCAAGGCGCTGGCGCGCTTCGTGGCGCACTCCGCCGACGTGCCGCAGCTCGTCGCCATGATCGGGCCCGACCCGCAGGCCTTCAG AGGCACGAGTCCGCGCGTGGACGAGCAGATCGACCTGATCGTCAAGAAGATCAAGTAG
- the LOC142975160 gene encoding uncharacterized protein LOC142975160 isoform X3 codes for MAEEQGTVVELYIYDLTNGLASLLSPSILGRQIEGVWHTAVVVYQREYFYGGSGITCCAPGSTALGRPLRVERLGETFVPMQVFVEYIQGLGTTTYTPAAYNLLEHNCNHFSEELAQFLCGAHVPKHVASQPDDLLPPATRAALQSMLDNIVPLAGQTQYTQDGVRHNRQDSPDYLTLNTQIEEARVASQQLDRRRSTLAEKLARKERRKDKKRKKHMRENGDAGADEMAEAVEAASAVAHEELSRAGPSSDSLALEADERRQEELRKRNRDPPIVYTDIDGVSEFEKLSKALEGVELTPEERQNLDELQQYLVQGEGSWVLGDDFLAFIGRLLNDGGLKSEARVLVLRCLAAAALRDDVSLLLHQDRRHHALLNYASAVDALPLAEQQALALFMCNLFENISSSEWLLYISEWEHNGQPLSNIRATTKVCVHSTLSQDAELRETGTALMHNIATKEVFDEVCVELAMALLQLLQWAPSEEHLFRATKALARFVAHSADVPQLVAMIGPDPQAFRGTSPRVDEQIDLIVKKIK; via the exons GTCGGCAGATAGAGGGCGTGTGGCACACGGCGGTGGTGGTCTACCAGCGCGAGTACTTCTACGGCGGCAGCGGCATCACCTGCTGCGCGCCG GGCAGCACGGCGCTGGGGCGGCCGCTGCGCGTGGAGCGGCTGGGCGAGACGTTCGTGCCGATGCAGGTGTTCGTGGAGTACATCCAGGGGCTCGGCACCACCACGTACACGCCGGCCGCCTACAACCTGCTGGAGCACAACTGCAACCACTTCAGCGAGGAGCTGGCGCAGTTCCTGTGCGGCGCGCACGTGCCCAAGCACGTGGCGTCGCAGCCCGATGACCTGCTGCCGCCCGCCACGCGCGCCGCGCTGCAGTCCATGCTCGACAACATCGTGCCTCTCGCCGGACAG ACGCAGTACACCCAGGACGGCGTGCGCCACAACCGCCAGGACAGCCCCGACTACCTCACGCTCAACACGCAGATCGAGGAGGCCAG GGTGGCGTCGCAGCAGCTGGACCGGCGCCGCAGCACGCTGGCGGAGAAGCTGGCGCGGAAGGAGCGGCGCAAGGACAAGAAACGCAAGAAGCACATGCGGGAGAACGGGGACGCCGGCGCAGATG AGATGGCAGAGGCAGTAGAGGCGGCATCGGCCGTAGCGCACGAGGAGCTGTCCCGCGCGGGGCCCAGCTCCGACTCGCTGGCGCTGGAGGCGGACGAGCGCAGGCAGGAGGAGCTGCGCAAGCGCAACAGGGACCCGCCCATCGTCTACACCGACATCGAC GGTGTGAGTGAGTTCGAGAAGCTGTCGAAGGCGCTGGAGGGCGTCGAGCTGACGCCGGAGGAGAGACAGAACCTGGACGAGCTGCAGCAGTACCTGGTGCAGGGCGAGGGCTCCTGGGTGCTCGGAGACGACTTCCTCGCCTTCATCG GTCGGCTGCTGAACGACGGCGGGCTGAAGTCGGAGGCGCGCGTGCTGGTGCTGCGCTgcctggcggcggcggcgctgcgCGACGACGTGTCGCTGCTGCTGCACCAGGACCGGCGCCACCACGCGCTGCTCAACTACGCCAGCGCAGTCGACGCGCTGCCGCTCGCCGAGCAGCAGGCGCTCGCGCTCTTC ATGTGCAACCTGTTCGAGAACATCTCGTCGTCGGAGTGGCTGCTGTACATCAGCGAGTGGGAGCACAACGGACAGCCGCTGTCCAACATCCGCGCCACCACCAAG GTGTGCGTGCACAGCACGTTGTCGCAGGACGCGGAGCTGCGCGAGACGGGCACGGCGCTCATGCACAACATCGCCACCAAGGAG GTGTTCGACGAGGTGTGCGTGGAGCTGGCCATGGCGCTGCTGCAGCTGCTGCAGTGGGCGCCGAGCGAGGAGCACCTGTTTCGCGCCACCAAGGCGCTGGCGCGCTTCGTGGCGCACTCCGCCGACGTGCCGCAGCTCGTCGCCATGATCGGGCCCGACCCGCAGGCCTTCAG AGGCACGAGTCCGCGCGTGGACGAGCAGATCGACCTGATCGTCAAGAAGATCAAGTAG
- the LOC142975160 gene encoding uncharacterized protein LOC142975160 isoform X2, which translates to MAEEQGTVVELYIYDLTNGLASLLSPSILGRQIEGVWHTAVVVYQREYFYGGSGITCCAPGSTALGRPLRVERLGETFVPMQVFVEYIQGLGTTTYTPAAYNLLEHNCNHFSEELAQFLCGAHVPKHVASQPDDLLPPATRAALQSMLDNIVPLAGQTQYTQDGVRHNRQDSPDYLTLNTQIEEARVASQQLDRRRSTLAEKLARKERRKDKKRKKHMRENGDAGADEMAEAVEAASAVAHEELSRAGPSSDSLALEADERRQEELRKRNRDPPIVYTDIDGVSEFEKLSKALEGVELTPEERQNLDELQQYLVQGEGSWVLGDDFLAFIGRLLNDGGLKSEARVLVLRCLAAAALRDDVSLLLHQDRRHHALLNYASAVDALPLAEQQALALFMCNLFENISSSEWLLYISEWEHNGQPLSNIRATTKVCVHSTLSQDAELRETGTALMHNIATKEVKTVVFDEVCVELAMALLQLLQWAPSEEHLFRATKALARFVAHSADVPQLVAMIGPDPQAFRGTSPRVDEQIDLIVKKIK; encoded by the exons GTCGGCAGATAGAGGGCGTGTGGCACACGGCGGTGGTGGTCTACCAGCGCGAGTACTTCTACGGCGGCAGCGGCATCACCTGCTGCGCGCCG GGCAGCACGGCGCTGGGGCGGCCGCTGCGCGTGGAGCGGCTGGGCGAGACGTTCGTGCCGATGCAGGTGTTCGTGGAGTACATCCAGGGGCTCGGCACCACCACGTACACGCCGGCCGCCTACAACCTGCTGGAGCACAACTGCAACCACTTCAGCGAGGAGCTGGCGCAGTTCCTGTGCGGCGCGCACGTGCCCAAGCACGTGGCGTCGCAGCCCGATGACCTGCTGCCGCCCGCCACGCGCGCCGCGCTGCAGTCCATGCTCGACAACATCGTGCCTCTCGCCGGACAG ACGCAGTACACCCAGGACGGCGTGCGCCACAACCGCCAGGACAGCCCCGACTACCTCACGCTCAACACGCAGATCGAGGAGGCCAG GGTGGCGTCGCAGCAGCTGGACCGGCGCCGCAGCACGCTGGCGGAGAAGCTGGCGCGGAAGGAGCGGCGCAAGGACAAGAAACGCAAGAAGCACATGCGGGAGAACGGGGACGCCGGCGCAGATG AGATGGCAGAGGCAGTAGAGGCGGCATCGGCCGTAGCGCACGAGGAGCTGTCCCGCGCGGGGCCCAGCTCCGACTCGCTGGCGCTGGAGGCGGACGAGCGCAGGCAGGAGGAGCTGCGCAAGCGCAACAGGGACCCGCCCATCGTCTACACCGACATCGAC GGTGTGAGTGAGTTCGAGAAGCTGTCGAAGGCGCTGGAGGGCGTCGAGCTGACGCCGGAGGAGAGACAGAACCTGGACGAGCTGCAGCAGTACCTGGTGCAGGGCGAGGGCTCCTGGGTGCTCGGAGACGACTTCCTCGCCTTCATCG GTCGGCTGCTGAACGACGGCGGGCTGAAGTCGGAGGCGCGCGTGCTGGTGCTGCGCTgcctggcggcggcggcgctgcgCGACGACGTGTCGCTGCTGCTGCACCAGGACCGGCGCCACCACGCGCTGCTCAACTACGCCAGCGCAGTCGACGCGCTGCCGCTCGCCGAGCAGCAGGCGCTCGCGCTCTTC ATGTGCAACCTGTTCGAGAACATCTCGTCGTCGGAGTGGCTGCTGTACATCAGCGAGTGGGAGCACAACGGACAGCCGCTGTCCAACATCCGCGCCACCACCAAG GTGTGCGTGCACAGCACGTTGTCGCAGGACGCGGAGCTGCGCGAGACGGGCACGGCGCTCATGCACAACATCGCCACCAAGGAGGTAAAGACCGTG GTGTTCGACGAGGTGTGCGTGGAGCTGGCCATGGCGCTGCTGCAGCTGCTGCAGTGGGCGCCGAGCGAGGAGCACCTGTTTCGCGCCACCAAGGCGCTGGCGCGCTTCGTGGCGCACTCCGCCGACGTGCCGCAGCTCGTCGCCATGATCGGGCCCGACCCGCAGGCCTTCAG AGGCACGAGTCCGCGCGTGGACGAGCAGATCGACCTGATCGTCAAGAAGATCAAGTAG